Genomic DNA from Sporosarcina sp. ANT_H38:
CTTTGTCTGTTCCAAGCGCTTCTAAACCTTTTGTCCAGAATGCTTGAGCTTCCTCAACATTGTAAGCCGAGAATTCACTGCTGTAATCACGGAAGTCTTTACCGCTTTCATCAAATGTGAATTTCTGTGGTACTAAGTAGTTTGCAGCGATAGATCCATTCGCAAGTACTGCGTCTGCAAGTTCATCTTTGTTAAACCCTTTAGAAATCGCTTTACGAATATCTGCGTTTGCAAGCGGTGTAGGTTTTCCATCACGCATTTGGTTCATTTTAAAGTAGAATACTGACATTTCAAGTTCATTGACAATATTTGGATCGTCAGCAAACTGCATTGCATACTCAGCTGATAGTACTACACGATCTTTCTTTCCTTGTTCATAAAGTTTTACTCCAGTTGCAGTTTCTAAAACAACGTCAACTACAATTTCATCAAGTTTTACAGTATCAGCATCCCAATACTTGTCGTTTTTAAGGTATTTCCAGTTTCCAGTTCCATCCCAATCAGATAAAGCGAATGGTCCGTTATAAATCATTGCTTCAGAGTTTGTTGCATATTTATCACCCTGAGAAGTTACGAATTCTTCGTTAAGTGGTAAGAATGTCCCGAAAGACATAAGTGATAGGAAATAAGTTACAGGGCGTTCAAGTTCAACGACAAGTGTTTTATCGTCTACAGCTTTAATTCCAAGGTCTGCAATTTCTGCTGTACCTTTACCTATTTCAGTTGCATTTTTAACCATACCAGCCATCAAGTACGGTCCGTAAGGTGAAGCCGTAGCTGGGTCAATTGCACGCTGCCAAGCATACACGAAGTCATTAGCAGTTACAGGTGTTCCATTAGACCAGCTTGCATCACGGATTTTGAATGTATATGTCAATCCATCTTCACTGATTTCTGGTTCACCATCTGCCATAGCAGGAACTGGAAGACTATCTTTGTCAAGACGATAAAGTCCTTCCATGATGTTGTTTAGTACGTTGAAACCAACAGCATCTTCTGAAACTGATGAATCAATAGATGGAATTTCTGCAGTTTCTATCAAATTCAAAACTTGTGGTACTTCCTTAGCTGGTTCTTCTGTAGTTCCTTTGTCCTCATCCTTATCCTTTACCGGTTCAGTAGCTGCTTCATCTTTCTCGTTTCCGCACGCTGCTAGGAACACGCTAAGTACAAGCATGATACTAATTAGCCACATAAATTTGTGGTTTTTCAAATCGATTACCTCCTCAAAATTGTCTGAAAACTGGGTACATTTATATTATACAATGATTCTCACAGTTGTACATACCTTTTTTTTATTTAGTAATGTACTATAACAGGCAAATTCATATAAACTCAGCATTGACAACGCTTACAAATATTATTTTAAGCTATTTTTTTAATTATACTACTGTTATAATATTGATTATTACTTACCAATACTTTACTATTACTTTGGAACGGGGTGAAAATATGAAGAAAATAATTAGGAATTTCATGGTTTCTCTTGTAGTAATTGTATCTATCATGCTCATCTATTTTAAGGAGCTGACATTACTCTCCTATATAAACGCATCTTTCATCGTTGGAGGTGTACTAACATTTCTTGGTCTGGTATCTTTCGTCTTTTCAACTGGGTTTTTTGATCTATTCACCGTTAGCATGAGAAAAGTAGTTTCATCTAAACGCCGAATGGATGATGTTGCGTCTATGCGCAAGCCCTCAGAAATATTTTCAGGTAATGTAAGCCCAATGCTCGGTGGTGGTGTCCTCATTCTTGCAACGATGGGAATAGGGCTCCTTATTTTTTATATTTAAAGAGCAAGTCTATTGCATTTTACCCCTGTAAGATTTATAATCATTAGAAACATTTAGAGCGAATGGCTATGACGGAAAAAAGTATTTCAGTATCAGTTTTTTAGAGAGCCTGTGGGTGGTGCAAACAGGTAGGCTGAACTGGAGGAATGGGATCCCGAGCTTGATAAGCGAACCTTTAGAAGTACTTCTAAAAAAGCTTGTCACGTCCCCCGCGTTACGGGAATCAGAGTGGCCTTCGGGCAATTCGGGTGGTACCACGGTTGATTAAACATCAGTCGTCCCTTTTTTACGGGGACGGCTGGTGTTTTTTTGCGCCTACAGGAAGTAGGTGTGCAACCTTTGCCGCAGGACGCGGCGAACTTTGGTTGCCTTTCTCAAAGGATGTAGATGTGCAACTTTTGTAACAGGACGTTGCGCCCTTAAGCCGCGTACCTTAATAGGAAGTAAGCGTGTGGCTTTTGTCAGGGTCAGCAGGATGTTGATCATGTAGTAGGGAGGGATTGAACTTCATCCCTAATTGTTGCGACAGGACGTCGCGTTCTTAGACTACCTTCCATTATAGGCGAACTTAAAACGCGTTAACAAAGTATTTTATCCATCAAACAGGAGGAGATTTAAAAGATGAAAACCATTTTTTCAGGCGTACAACCAACAGGAACAGTAACACTCGGCAACTATATAGGTGCCTTCCGTCAATTTACAGAGCTGCAAAACGAATATGAGTGTCTGTTCTGTATCGTCGACCAGCATGCTATCACAGTTCAACAGGATCCAATGGAATTGGCAAAAACAATTCGTTCCCTCGCAGCTATCTATATTGCAAGTGGCATTAATCCGGAGAAAGCAGTTTTATTCATCCAATCAGAAGTACCTGCACATGCGCAAGCAGGTTGGATGATGCAATGTATTTCGTATATTGGTGAACTTGAGAGAATGACCCAGTTCAAAGATAAATCAACTGGGAAAGATGGCGTTTCTTCTGCTCTTCTGACTTATCCACCACTTATGGCTGCCGATATTCTTCTATATAACACCGACATTGTCCCAGTCGGAGATGATCAGAAACAGCATCTTGA
This window encodes:
- a CDS encoding peptide ABC transporter substrate-binding protein, producing the protein MKNHKFMWLISIMLVLSVFLAACGNEKDEAATEPVKDKDEDKGTTEEPAKEVPQVLNLIETAEIPSIDSSVSEDAVGFNVLNNIMEGLYRLDKDSLPVPAMADGEPEISEDGLTYTFKIRDASWSNGTPVTANDFVYAWQRAIDPATASPYGPYLMAGMVKNATEIGKGTAEIADLGIKAVDDKTLVVELERPVTYFLSLMSFGTFLPLNEEFVTSQGDKYATNSEAMIYNGPFALSDWDGTGNWKYLKNDKYWDADTVKLDEIVVDVVLETATGVKLYEQGKKDRVVLSAEYAMQFADDPNIVNELEMSVFYFKMNQMRDGKPTPLANADIRKAISKGFNKDELADAVLANGSIAANYLVPQKFTFDESGKDFRDYSSEFSAYNVEEAQAFWTKGLEALGTDKVTIEILGGDTENAKKQQEWFKSELERNLPGLTINLKEVPFAVRLELDDASNYDIQSAGWGADFQDPISFMELFVTGSPQNKMNYSNPEYDKLIESTKTTYAQDPIKRFEVFAEAEKLLLEDDAAIAPNYQRGRMALMNPAVKGLVTHPFGGDYSYKWTYMEAAEK
- a CDS encoding DUF3899 domain-containing protein; the protein is MKKIIRNFMVSLVVIVSIMLIYFKELTLLSYINASFIVGGVLTFLGLVSFVFSTGFFDLFTVSMRKVVSSKRRMDDVASMRKPSEIFSGNVSPMLGGGVLILATMGIGLLIFYI